The following coding sequences are from one Nicotiana tabacum cultivar K326 chromosome 1, ASM71507v2, whole genome shotgun sequence window:
- the LOC107793734 gene encoding exosome complex exonuclease RRP46 homolog, translating to METDRKDGRTANQLRPLACTRNVLNRAHGSASWSQGETKVLAAVYGPKAGTKKNENPEKACFEVIWKPKTGQIGKAEKEYEMILKRTVQSICVLNVHPNTTTSIIIQVVNDDGALLPCAINAVCAALVDAGIPLKHLAVAICCSLAESGHILLDPSKLEEQKMKAFVYLVFPNSTLSVLPEESLKVRGEPMEHGLITSFTHGVMSVDDYIRCLERGRAATGKLSDFLRRSLQSQVQSDSSKLG from the exons ATGGAAACAGATAGGAAGGATGGGCGAACAGCGAACCAATTGAGACCGTTGGCTTGCACTCGTAACGTTCTTAATCGGGCTCATGGCTCTGCCAGTTGGTCTCAAG GGGAGACAAAAGTTCTTGCCGCTGTTTATGGACCAAAGGCTGGAACAAAGAAGAACGAGAACCCGGAAAAGGCCTGCTTTGAAGTCATTTGGAAGCCAAAAACGGGGCAGATTG GTAAAGCGGAGAAGGAGTATGAGATGATTTTGAAGAGGACTGTGCAAAGCATTTGTGTTTTGAATGTTCATCCAAATACCACCACGTCAATTATCATTCAG GTTGTCAACGATGATGGAGCT CTTCTTCCATGTGCCATAAATGCAGTATGTGCTGCCCTTGTGGATGCTGGGATTCCTTTGAAGCACCTTGCTG TTGCAATATGTTGTAGTCTAGCAGAGAGTGGACATATTCTACTGGACCCTAGCAAGCTAGAAGAGCAG AAAATGAAGGCGTTTGTATATCTAGTTTTTCCTAACTCGACATTATCTGTGCTTCCTGAAGAATCATTGAAAGTGAGAGGTGAACCCATGGAACATGGACTTATAACATCTTTTACACACGGTGTAATGTCAG TTGATGACTACATTCGCTGTTTGGAGCGAGGACGTGCTGCCACTGGAAAGTTGTCCGATTTTCTCCGGAGAAGCTTGCAATCACAAGTCCAAAGTGACTCATCCAAGTTGGGTTAA